ACAAATGAGAAATAATCTGAACAATGGGGGGCCAATAGACACTGACGTCCATCCAAAGCTTGAGCAACATCAGATGACGGTGGTCTTGCATTGATTTCAAACAATATCTGATTGAGAAAATTTTGTCACTCCATACTCACCGCAACTTCTTACGGGTCAAGTGTCTTAAAGATTGAACATCCAGAAGGAGTTTTCGTCAACTTTGGTGGGGAGAAAGTTCCGGCTCTGCCACTTTTTCTCCCTTTGATCACCACCACGTGCGTTGAGATTGGACTACTTAACTGAAATGTCAAAATAGCGATTTGTAGGTATTGTTCGATTAATATGATAAATTCGTCGATCGAGTTTAAATACGATTATTCTTCTCACCTTCGGTTCTAGATAGACAAAAGCAAGTCCGATAAACTTGTGCCAAAATGTCGCTGCCATTATCCTTGCTCGGCCACCAACCAAGCTTTGGACTGACAGCTTGCCGGAAAAAGGATGAAATACCTTGTGTGACTATGCGAAGACTATTTTGCACGGTGCGACTTTGGGATCGAGCCTACTTTTCAAAGGACGAATCAGGATACATGATTTCACTTTTAGACATTATCTTTTAGGGTACGTCTCACTAGCGTTTCTATTAAACGAAGAAGATTCTTGACTCAACACCAGTTATAAGCAAGCTAGTAGCCATTCACTTGGGGGAAATGCACTCGCTGGCAGAGAGAAATTGAGTCTTCCTCATGCTAACGATGACAACTTTTGGGTTCACTCCATCAGGTGCTGTTTCCATCAATCTATGAAATGGGCCAAGATAACCCCGTTTAATTCTACCCATTACTTCCGGTTCCTCCCATTAAGTGTTTCCTTTCATTCGACCAACTACTCCACTACTTAGTTCCTAAATGTGTATATAAACCAATGAGGTTTGCTTCTACTCTTTCTATATCGGAATGGGGAGGTGAAATGTTCAAATTGTTACATTCTAAGGGAGGTTAGGGTGTAGACAATTTAACTTCAtaagtgggtttcgactcttaCGTTCTATAAGGAGGCATTGTAAAATTTGAGAGTAAAAGTTAGAGTAAGAGTAGAATGagactatatatatatgaaattttataaacGTAAATACTTTATTTAATAGATTATTAGGGAAGTAATTTGGTGTATTAAATGCAAAGAACTTGCGTGATATCCTTATGGGTGGTGCTTTTTCCACTCCCACCGACAAAGGCTCCCTATTATAGTGTTGTGACAATATTAATGTTTGTAGGTTTACCTTTTTTTAAGCATCCTTTTTCGTTCGGTCGTAGTGTCGCATTAgttttcttctttgccttttttcgTGGGtccatttttcttctcctcccgTACTTCTCTCCGTTCACTCTTAATTCCATCCATGGCTCAAGCCCTGGTAATATCAAtcgaaaaaacaaagaaggctGCCACAACAGAGAACTAAAGGATCTTGCATTGAACTTCCTTATTACGATTTAAACATGGGGATTCAAACAATTGGCGGGCTCAGACTTGAGGATCAAGTTTTCAATCACCTCTGCGGCCCTCTTAATCATCGGCTATGGCAGCGGCCGAGATCGGCATGGAATTTAGAGAGACGATGAGGGAGAAGACGGGCAAATCCCACACCAATCTTAAGGATGGGATTGTCATTATTGAAGGGGACATTTTCAGTTTGCGTAAACAACTCGACAAGAGCAGGGGCGAATTCAAACTATGGATCTGGAGGTTGGTAGATGATGGCCAATGATGATAGTGATGATTAGGACCATGAAgacaaaaatggagaaacatACATTACTGACGATATTCATGAGGATTTTGGTGAGGACTTCAACTCCTGGAGATGAATCTTTTATGGAGTTTTTCTCGTCTTCGTGATCAATCAATCGAAGAGTTTGACGCGGAATGGGACAACAAATAACGCAAAGCGGAAAGGACGAAATGGGGGTGAAGAGTGAAGAGATTCGAGATGTCCTTTTTACTGACGGATGAGCTTTGAGTTAAAGAAATGAAGATGGAAGAGGTTTAATTGGGTGAGGAGGAGGTTTATGCAAATCTCGACTTCAACTTTGAGAGTTGCTTGTGTTAGTGACaaagtcttttatttttatttttatttttttgtgtgcTAATGACGGTCGTTGTGATGTCAAAACTTGTCTATTATTGGTGGGAGAGGGGTGTTTTATAGAGAGAacagagaaaataaatgattaaaaggAAAGTGGCAcagcaagaaaagagagagcagCTGAAGAATGCTTCAAAAAAAGGTGGGACCCACAATTATTAATATTGTCAAAACATTATGATGGAGAGTATTTTAGTCATCGGAAGAGTGGAAAAAGCACGACCTATTCTTTTCTACATCCGGAATGATTGTACGGGTACATACAAAGGATGTTTACTAGCTACTCATTCGAATAACAAGAAATTGGGCAACTTCATGTAGATCAcctataatattttataaatatatatattcctgGAAGCAAACTCCCAACAAATTTGATACACACAAAGATAGTCTCTCACTTGTATAACTCCATGACCGTCCAAAGATTACTAGCGACACAAGCGACTTTCAACTCGGAGAAACCGGCAGCTTTGGACAAGGCCCGGAATTCCCTCTCCGTTCTCTCTTGGCCTCCTGGTTGCATCAACATGGTGTTATCGAGTGTCGAGGCGTACAGCGACGCCGCACTTGTTTCCGGGTCCTCCGGCAACACCACACCTATCACTATCGCTTTACCTTTACTCGACAATGCCTCGTAGCAGTTCTTCAATATTTTGATGCAGTTCTCATCGGTCCAATTATGCAAGGTATCCTGTAAATTCGTAATACTTTCACACAGTTATCATTGACG
This genomic stretch from Eucalyptus grandis isolate ANBG69807.140 chromosome 3, ASM1654582v1, whole genome shotgun sequence harbors:
- the LOC120291090 gene encoding caffeic acid 3-O-methyltransferase 1-like, whose amino-acid sequence is MRKILEIYQGFEGLTTLVDVAGGTGKCLNMIISKYPSIKGINFDLPHVIESAPSYSGIQHVGGSMFSTIPKADAIMIKDTLHNWTDENCIKILKNCYEALSSKGKAIVIGVVLPEDPETSAASLYASTLDNTMLMQPGGQERTEREFRALSKAAGFSELKVACVASNLWTVMELYK